The proteins below come from a single Chitinophaga pinensis DSM 2588 genomic window:
- a CDS encoding NADP-dependent oxidoreductase, with protein sequence MKAIIINEFGGTDKLINAELPVPEPGEHEVLVKVHALSINPVDVKTREGKGVAGRLKTENPIILGWDISGEITAVGSAVNDFKVGDEVFGMVNFPGHGKAYAEYVAAPAAHLTLKPANVTHQQAAAATLAALTAYQALVKQIYLKKGQRILVHAAAGGVGHFVVQIAKHLGAYVIGTSSAANKEFVLGIGADEHIDYKSQRFEEVVKDVDAVFDALGAETILRSIPVVKEGGYIVSIPTTVPEEVAAKAKEKDVLAFFFLVQSSGADMKIIADLLEKGILRPYVNHYDFSQMDIAHQQQETGGTRGKIVLTLP encoded by the coding sequence ATGAAAGCGATTATTATAAATGAATTTGGCGGTACCGATAAGCTGATAAATGCCGAATTACCTGTTCCGGAACCTGGCGAGCATGAAGTGCTGGTAAAAGTACATGCACTCAGCATTAATCCTGTGGATGTAAAAACACGTGAAGGGAAAGGCGTAGCAGGCCGTTTAAAGACCGAAAACCCAATTATCCTGGGTTGGGATATCTCCGGTGAAATTACGGCTGTAGGAAGCGCCGTAAACGATTTTAAGGTTGGTGATGAAGTATTTGGAATGGTGAATTTTCCCGGGCACGGTAAAGCGTATGCAGAATATGTGGCTGCTCCGGCTGCCCACCTGACCCTGAAACCGGCAAATGTAACCCATCAGCAGGCCGCGGCCGCTACACTGGCAGCTCTGACGGCCTACCAGGCACTGGTAAAACAGATCTACCTGAAAAAGGGACAGCGTATACTGGTGCATGCCGCTGCAGGTGGTGTAGGGCATTTTGTGGTGCAGATCGCCAAACACCTGGGCGCCTATGTGATCGGTACTTCTTCTGCTGCCAATAAAGAGTTTGTACTGGGCATTGGCGCAGATGAGCATATCGACTATAAAAGCCAGCGATTTGAGGAAGTGGTAAAGGATGTGGATGCGGTATTTGATGCGCTGGGTGCAGAGACGATCCTCCGGTCTATCCCGGTGGTAAAGGAAGGCGGTTATATTGTAAGTATTCCTACTACCGTTCCGGAGGAAGTGGCAGCAAAGGCAAAAGAGAAGGACGTACTTGCCTTTTTCTTCCTGGTACAGTCCAGCGGCGCGGACATGAAGATCATTGCAGACCTGCTTGAAAAAGGCATACTAAGACCTTATGTGAACCATTATGACTTCTCCCAGATGGATATTGCCCATCAGCAGCAGGAAACGGGCGGCACCCGTGGCAAGATCGTATTGACCCTTCCATAG
- a CDS encoding type VI secretion system TssO: MKPINDSELRKAYIMFGINFLILALFSLGCLYFFFATQRHEYELLQHEVDDAEQLLAKRKDINTQFDAMLNRFNELSRFSSINAAEMDNQAIMLADIQNSIFKIKELLKQQPQNTPSFALYQKMADDASQMAGIQDSLFTTRFQLESVKSQLDACLRLNKSAQDKLSLGIFRH, translated from the coding sequence ATGAAACCGATCAATGACAGCGAGTTAAGGAAAGCATATATCATGTTTGGTATTAATTTCCTGATACTGGCGCTTTTCTCCCTGGGTTGCCTGTACTTCTTTTTCGCTACACAGCGGCATGAGTACGAATTGTTGCAACATGAAGTGGATGATGCGGAGCAATTACTCGCCAAAAGAAAAGACATCAACACACAGTTTGACGCGATGCTCAACCGCTTCAATGAACTGTCCCGTTTTTCCTCTATCAATGCGGCAGAGATGGATAATCAGGCTATCATGCTGGCGGATATACAGAATTCCATTTTTAAGATCAAAGAGCTGTTGAAGCAGCAGCCTCAAAACACGCCAAGTTTTGCTTTGTATCAGAAGATGGCGGATGATGCGTCGCAGATGGCTGGCATACAGGATTCTTTGTTCACCACCCGTTTCCAGCTGGAGAGTGTGAAGTCACAGCTGGATGCTTGTCTGCGGTTGAACAAATCCGCACAGGACAAACTCAGTTTAGGCATATTCAGGCATTAA
- a CDS encoding Hint domain-containing protein: MEQQWLTEKHYLVCPKGVMFKQMKVMSQREVSFSGHLAATTADTMIGNAFMCMGNLAVAAPPVSVLQKKAVAVMSVPGIGLPRMGIPPNLLLLASGMGTMKCNLSAPARKWIGASTKLEINGHAALVVGRSKLLCPSEAVMIDSVDTFWLAMTATSRRNLGNIAAFAYSLLAGRGLGNMNGGQQGAPAMFNPAALSGATSLISRQVKGTSVFSGSPEEVWNSEEQRSANQLQASGTELTISLFAAKGATMTCFPAGTLVYTNNGLLPIETITQEVLLWTMDEQTGERQLKPIKELHRRTALSMVVVELENGILFEVTPEHPFMTATGWMEAGALAPGHVLENITGQPVGIRHTGLIPASTTVYNFSMYDNENYFVTTEGILVHNASYC, encoded by the coding sequence ATGGAACAGCAGTGGTTAACAGAAAAGCATTACCTGGTATGCCCTAAGGGCGTCATGTTCAAGCAGATGAAGGTGATGAGTCAGCGGGAAGTTTCCTTTAGCGGACATCTGGCGGCAACAACGGCGGATACGATGATCGGGAATGCGTTCATGTGTATGGGTAATCTGGCGGTTGCAGCGCCGCCGGTATCTGTTTTGCAAAAGAAGGCAGTAGCGGTGATGAGTGTGCCGGGTATCGGATTGCCACGTATGGGTATACCCCCTAATCTCCTGTTGCTGGCCAGTGGTATGGGAACGATGAAATGTAACCTGAGTGCGCCTGCAAGGAAGTGGATCGGTGCATCTACTAAACTGGAGATCAACGGACATGCGGCATTGGTAGTGGGCCGGAGTAAGTTGTTATGTCCTTCAGAGGCGGTGATGATTGATAGTGTGGATACTTTCTGGCTGGCGATGACGGCCACTAGTCGCCGTAACCTGGGCAATATTGCAGCGTTTGCGTATAGTCTGCTGGCAGGCAGGGGATTGGGTAATATGAATGGCGGGCAACAAGGCGCGCCTGCGATGTTCAATCCGGCGGCTTTATCAGGAGCGACCAGTCTAATAAGTCGTCAGGTAAAGGGGACGTCTGTTTTTTCCGGTTCACCGGAGGAAGTCTGGAATAGCGAAGAACAGCGCAGCGCTAACCAGTTACAGGCCAGCGGTACGGAGCTCACTATCTCCCTGTTTGCTGCGAAGGGCGCAACCATGACCTGTTTTCCGGCAGGCACATTGGTATATACGAATAATGGCCTCTTACCGATCGAAACGATCACACAGGAGGTGTTGCTCTGGACAATGGACGAGCAGACAGGTGAGCGACAGCTGAAACCGATTAAGGAACTGCATAGACGTACGGCTTTGAGTATGGTGGTGGTCGAACTGGAAAACGGGATTCTGTTTGAAGTGACCCCTGAGCACCCGTTTATGACAGCAACCGGTTGGATGGAAGCAGGAGCCTTGGCACCCGGTCATGTGTTAGAGAATATTACTGGTCAGCCGGTAGGGATACGCCATACAGGATTGATTCCTGCCAGTACAACCGTATATAATTTCTCGATGTATGATAACGAGAACTATTTCGTGACAACAGAAGGCATATTGGTACATAATGCCTCTTATTGCTGA
- a CDS encoding type VI secretion system Vgr family protein, whose product MDIQLIKDITIDGKEIAYVMSFELHQRFNAHHFFEVRFNHDLLGAPGLIELDDSRNLVGKTLTASFGVAGGKQQQFSGVVTKVSLTQSHGYHGVIVASGYSPTILIERGPDLGSYYNKTLSAIVRLATHDTPANDLRMVVNPERKKPIDYVMQYQESDFDFLNRLSGEYYEWFYYDGEQLNFGKPASQTEVSLVYGRDVQSLDYGIEVAPLRNNRFAYNPQQDEMLQSKGSPGSGGRPDLTHASSTSGKTFSKVFNQPSMVRVENNAELKEVVDNEEKANSGQLLKITGRGDNPEAGIGKIINVSMSLRQGTGFTTKSLGKFLITAIVHMIDGDGSYSNTFEGIVSTAEKISFSGYRRPAPDMLLAEVIDNADPLGQGRVRVQFKWVCETNDPTVWLRVVTPDAGNSTKVTKNRGFVFIPEKGDQVLVGFEDGNMARPIVMGSVFHGKNGVGGNTNNDQKSLTTKSGHTISMDDSGGILVKDKTDLNFIAINGKNAITVNTDNNITLQTGKVMIIMDKQQDKIVLQARNIEIRAADDFTVTGDGAPTRNGSMEFGSRLQISSQKELSVVGASSAELNGKTVTIAGSKTIIEGSPVKINS is encoded by the coding sequence ATGGATATTCAGCTAATTAAAGATATTACCATAGACGGCAAAGAGATCGCCTATGTTATGTCATTCGAGTTGCACCAGCGCTTCAATGCACATCACTTTTTTGAAGTACGCTTCAATCATGATCTGCTGGGGGCGCCGGGACTGATAGAACTGGATGACAGCCGTAACCTGGTCGGTAAGACACTCACCGCTTCTTTCGGCGTAGCCGGAGGCAAACAACAACAATTCTCCGGCGTAGTGACCAAGGTATCGCTGACACAGAGCCATGGTTACCATGGGGTCATCGTGGCCAGTGGATATAGTCCGACGATACTGATAGAACGTGGCCCTGATCTGGGTTCTTACTATAATAAAACACTGTCTGCAATTGTCAGGCTGGCCACACATGATACACCCGCAAACGATCTGCGGATGGTGGTCAATCCGGAGCGGAAGAAACCCATCGACTATGTGATGCAATACCAGGAAAGTGATTTCGACTTTCTCAACCGGCTCAGTGGTGAATACTATGAGTGGTTTTACTATGATGGTGAACAACTGAATTTCGGTAAGCCCGCTTCGCAGACAGAAGTATCGCTGGTGTACGGAAGAGATGTACAAAGTCTTGATTATGGGATTGAGGTCGCGCCATTACGTAACAACCGCTTTGCTTATAATCCGCAGCAGGATGAGATGTTGCAGAGTAAGGGCAGTCCCGGCAGTGGTGGCCGTCCGGATCTGACACATGCGAGCAGTACATCAGGTAAAACTTTCAGTAAAGTGTTTAATCAGCCTTCGATGGTCCGTGTAGAGAATAATGCAGAGTTGAAAGAGGTGGTGGACAATGAGGAGAAAGCCAATAGCGGACAACTGCTGAAGATCACAGGACGTGGCGATAATCCGGAGGCCGGTATCGGGAAGATCATCAATGTGTCTATGAGTCTGCGGCAGGGTACAGGGTTTACGACTAAAAGTCTGGGCAAGTTTCTGATTACAGCGATCGTGCATATGATAGATGGGGACGGGAGTTATTCCAATACATTTGAAGGGATCGTATCTACGGCGGAGAAAATATCGTTTAGCGGGTACCGCAGACCAGCTCCTGATATGTTACTGGCGGAAGTGATCGATAACGCAGATCCGCTTGGACAGGGCCGGGTAAGGGTGCAGTTCAAGTGGGTCTGTGAGACAAACGATCCTACGGTGTGGTTACGTGTCGTAACACCGGATGCAGGAAATAGTACGAAGGTGACCAAAAACAGGGGCTTTGTGTTTATACCGGAGAAGGGCGATCAGGTGCTGGTTGGATTTGAAGATGGCAATATGGCTCGTCCGATCGTCATGGGAAGTGTCTTCCATGGTAAAAACGGTGTTGGCGGTAATACGAATAATGACCAGAAGAGTCTGACGACTAAAAGCGGTCATACCATCAGCATGGATGACAGCGGCGGTATCCTGGTGAAGGATAAGACGGATCTCAACTTCATTGCCATAAACGGGAAGAATGCGATTACCGTGAATACGGATAACAACATCACACTGCAGACCGGCAAGGTGATGATCATCATGGATAAACAGCAGGATAAAATCGTTTTGCAGGCCAGGAATATTGAGATCCGTGCGGCAGATGATTTTACGGTTACCGGAGATGGCGCACCTACCAGGAATGGCAGTATGGAGTTCGGATCCCGGCTGCAGATCTCTTCGCAGAAAGAATTATCCGTGGTGGGTGCATCCAGTGCGGAGTTGAATGGTAAGACGGTGACAATTGCAGGGAGTAAAACAATTATTGAAGGTAGTCCGGTGAAAATAAATTCATAG
- a CDS encoding TssN family type VI secretion system protein, with amino-acid sequence MRYLLLPLIAVVSATILVVVNKKNKFINNKKLITAILVMGLVLAIPGLLGLLGLDYMPWGYILSMLYFIGTGCVFVYLMTRYYVNELHDRRPILVIALLIACLLGFYLYRTIFDFLSKEQIGSWAATSTFSFMLPVLFWWSYIALLNIPAEIYKVWQYPLLPVSLDMEHLDFNRMLVLELEVFKHTRDAEPIKVKVKAPENMLFGNWFYKFIDDYNLKFPKQPVSYLATAEEPYKWIFFIRTSVFKRNVFIDPDLDIRQNGITEKVTIHAKRVTENIARPVVTGDESIFI; translated from the coding sequence ATGCGATACCTGCTTTTGCCGCTCATAGCGGTAGTATCGGCAACAATACTCGTTGTTGTTAATAAGAAGAACAAATTTATTAATAACAAAAAGCTGATCACCGCCATCCTGGTGATGGGACTGGTGTTAGCTATACCCGGGTTACTTGGCTTACTGGGGCTGGATTATATGCCCTGGGGCTACATACTTAGTATGCTTTATTTTATAGGGACCGGCTGCGTGTTTGTTTACCTGATGACAAGATACTATGTCAATGAATTACATGACCGGCGTCCCATTCTCGTAATCGCATTACTGATAGCCTGTCTGCTGGGATTTTACCTGTACCGGACCATCTTTGATTTTTTAAGTAAAGAGCAAATAGGCAGCTGGGCCGCTACCAGCACATTCAGTTTTATGTTACCCGTTTTGTTCTGGTGGAGTTATATCGCCTTGCTGAATATCCCCGCAGAGATCTACAAGGTATGGCAGTATCCTTTGCTGCCGGTCAGCCTGGATATGGAACACCTGGACTTTAACAGGATGCTTGTACTTGAACTGGAAGTATTCAAACATACCCGTGATGCGGAACCGATTAAAGTGAAGGTGAAAGCGCCGGAGAATATGCTTTTTGGTAATTGGTTCTATAAGTTTATTGATGACTATAATCTGAAGTTTCCCAAACAGCCGGTGAGTTATCTGGCTACGGCGGAGGAACCTTATAAATGGATCTTCTTTATCAGAACATCCGTATTCAAACGAAACGTCTTCATTGACCCTGACCTGGATATCAGGCAGAATGGTATTACGGAGAAGGTGACCATTCATGCTAAACGGGTGACAGAGAATATCGCCCGGCCGGTTGTAACAGGCGATGAATCCATTTTTATCTGA
- a CDS encoding type VI secretion system baseplate subunit TssG — protein sequence MKEGLHIINELDTDFKATVKVAELLENGIVDTDQVAVLPLGPQRSAYAKDIQGYQTSYSDSLLKDRLIVEINREGLYDMLPEGLFHVAPVRSSGLSEVEMMADVQLRRNEEKDARKFFMPFEAELNHMRILLEWYENRLDKKTAYHDLSMVFGAEWEEFSMLDNDQRIIWMHLLPAIQQRRNDTAFMGNLLSVLFDIPVSVSVNPAAVIQMAVADDMRCKVGNGASLGADMVIGNSFVSEGEEMKISIGPATSEKLLAFLPGKRYAKLIDTVTAYLVPIETTVHVELITSEADRKGSLGNDSANTFLGFTVYL from the coding sequence ATGAAAGAAGGACTGCATATCATCAATGAACTGGATACGGATTTTAAGGCGACCGTTAAAGTAGCTGAATTGCTGGAAAACGGGATTGTCGACACTGACCAGGTAGCAGTGCTGCCGCTTGGTCCGCAACGAAGCGCGTATGCGAAAGACATCCAGGGCTACCAGACAAGCTATTCGGATAGTCTGTTGAAAGACAGACTGATTGTAGAGATCAACCGGGAAGGCTTGTATGATATGTTGCCTGAAGGATTGTTCCACGTAGCGCCGGTGAGAAGTTCCGGTTTGTCAGAAGTGGAAATGATGGCGGATGTACAATTGCGCAGGAATGAGGAGAAGGATGCAAGAAAGTTCTTTATGCCTTTTGAAGCGGAGCTGAATCACATGCGTATCCTGCTGGAATGGTATGAGAACCGTCTGGATAAGAAGACCGCCTACCATGATCTCTCCATGGTATTTGGTGCGGAGTGGGAAGAGTTCAGTATGCTGGATAATGACCAGCGTATCATCTGGATGCACCTCTTACCTGCTATACAGCAACGCCGGAATGATACCGCATTTATGGGCAATCTTTTGTCTGTATTGTTTGATATCCCGGTGAGCGTAAGTGTTAATCCTGCTGCCGTTATACAGATGGCTGTAGCGGATGATATGCGCTGTAAAGTAGGCAATGGCGCGTCTCTGGGTGCTGACATGGTGATCGGGAACAGCTTTGTCAGTGAAGGAGAAGAAATGAAGATCAGCATCGGACCTGCTACGAGTGAGAAGTTGCTGGCTTTTCTGCCAGGCAAACGGTATGCAAAACTGATTGATACGGTAACTGCTTACCTGGTACCGATAGAAACAACCGTGCATGTAGAATTGATCACAAGTGAGGCTGACCGGAAAGGATCATTGGGGAATGACAGCGCCAATACCTTCCTGGGATTTACAGTATACCTGTAG
- a CDS encoding type VI secretion system baseplate subunit TssF: MNELFYSSKDEIRNRVLKHAREYWGLAATADFDPLVKLLIEALSTELFNISNEVSNLQNRMVDKLSGILAPDTLISAIPAHAVLHARPVEIVETIDEKSRFYYGKRMVDKEENNREMTMDLFFSPLQPVKLFNANVAYIATGNNLFQVDDQQQRSLLTQAKPGQQLAPNSFYVGVKVPGDLPSVDGMTFYFDWKNYQVERQTYDLLSFAAWSVRGHVLKVVQDHFYDVAKAGIRSPFEEREILHILLRDVSAYYRHRFYTLTDIAWAPALLEPYPAAFATVFAKNSLEPLKDDLLWIKIQVPATIQQHMLNELSVSINAFPVVNKKRHDSKNRLKIMTDIIPLKMADHEQLLSVDSLRDNMGNRYTEIPQGYNDERSAGLFSVRYGGTERFDKRNAREILDYLFELLRDEKAAFAAYGTDFLNTALKELEQNISMIAQKTGGQQHTRELLNYLVFKPLDHADILFLEYWTTNAELANNIRSGSRLQPFESARIQPDSLLLLSTTQGGRSRLNAANRVRAYKYGLTTGDRIVTQTDIVNFCHWEFGSHITGVELRKGLVKSAKPKDGFVKTVDLILTPAAGNELKAEDWNALLELARTKLQMRSTMHLHYRLMLA; encoded by the coding sequence ATGAACGAACTATTTTATTCTTCGAAAGACGAGATCAGGAACAGGGTGCTGAAACATGCACGCGAATACTGGGGACTTGCAGCAACGGCTGATTTTGATCCGCTGGTAAAACTGCTGATAGAAGCGCTGAGTACAGAATTGTTCAATATCTCCAATGAGGTGAGCAATTTACAGAACCGTATGGTCGATAAACTCTCGGGTATACTGGCGCCTGATACATTGATATCAGCAATTCCCGCACATGCTGTTCTGCACGCAAGGCCGGTAGAAATCGTAGAGACGATCGATGAAAAGAGCCGGTTTTATTATGGCAAACGAATGGTCGACAAGGAAGAGAATAACCGGGAAATGACGATGGATTTGTTTTTTAGTCCACTGCAACCCGTGAAACTATTCAATGCAAATGTAGCCTACATCGCGACAGGCAATAACCTCTTCCAGGTAGATGATCAGCAACAGCGCTCCTTATTGACACAAGCAAAGCCGGGACAGCAGTTGGCGCCTAACAGCTTTTATGTGGGCGTAAAGGTACCGGGAGATCTTCCGTCCGTCGACGGCATGACGTTTTACTTTGACTGGAAGAATTACCAGGTAGAACGGCAGACGTATGACTTGCTGTCTTTTGCAGCATGGTCTGTACGGGGACATGTATTGAAGGTGGTACAGGATCACTTTTATGATGTGGCGAAAGCAGGTATACGCTCTCCGTTTGAAGAACGGGAGATACTGCATATCCTCCTGCGTGACGTGAGTGCGTATTACCGGCACCGATTTTATACACTGACGGATATAGCCTGGGCGCCTGCATTACTGGAACCATATCCGGCAGCTTTTGCGACTGTATTTGCAAAGAATAGTCTGGAACCTTTAAAGGACGATTTGCTTTGGATAAAGATCCAGGTACCTGCCACGATTCAACAGCATATGCTCAATGAATTGTCTGTATCCATTAACGCCTTTCCTGTCGTGAATAAGAAACGACATGACAGCAAAAACAGGCTAAAGATCATGACGGATATTATTCCGTTGAAAATGGCAGACCATGAGCAGTTGCTGAGTGTAGACAGTCTGAGGGATAATATGGGCAATCGCTATACGGAAATCCCGCAGGGCTATAACGATGAAAGGAGTGCCGGTTTGTTCTCCGTGCGCTATGGAGGAACAGAACGCTTTGACAAACGAAATGCCCGTGAAATACTGGACTACCTGTTTGAACTGCTACGGGATGAAAAGGCCGCTTTTGCTGCTTATGGGACTGATTTTTTGAATACAGCCCTGAAGGAACTGGAACAGAATATCTCCATGATTGCACAGAAGACCGGTGGGCAACAGCATACCCGTGAACTGCTGAACTACCTTGTATTTAAACCCCTGGATCATGCAGATATCCTATTTCTGGAGTATTGGACCACCAATGCAGAGCTGGCAAATAATATCCGATCCGGCAGCCGTTTACAGCCATTTGAAAGTGCCAGGATACAACCTGATAGCCTCTTGCTGTTGAGCACTACCCAGGGAGGACGCTCCCGCTTAAATGCGGCTAACAGGGTGCGGGCGTATAAGTACGGCCTGACCACAGGAGACAGGATTGTTACACAGACGGACATCGTGAATTTCTGTCACTGGGAATTTGGTAGCCATATCACAGGAGTGGAGCTCAGAAAGGGATTGGTGAAATCGGCTAAACCCAAGGATGGATTTGTGAAAACGGTGGACTTAATACTGACACCCGCAGCGGGCAATGAACTGAAGGCTGAAGACTGGAACGCCTTGCTGGAACTGGCGCGTACAAAATTGCAGATGCGTAGTACCATGCACTTGCACTACAGATTAATGCTGGCATAA
- a CDS encoding GPW/gp25 family protein, with translation MSDLLYQKPFRLRNIFAGKELDITDTGRSISQHIELIIFTRYGEHRHNEDYGCEIWDLDFELVVSERIWEEKFRQSLQRSIMRDEPRLDRIEVEVKMSEVEKLFFGRNISEIKKKVALTVTGIVQSTGEHYSFNTALFLSPLCS, from the coding sequence ATGTCAGACTTACTATATCAGAAACCTTTTCGTCTCAGGAACATTTTCGCAGGAAAGGAACTTGACATCACCGATACCGGCCGCTCTATTTCACAGCATATTGAACTGATCATCTTTACCAGATACGGAGAGCATCGTCATAATGAAGACTATGGTTGTGAGATCTGGGACCTGGATTTTGAACTGGTAGTCAGTGAAAGGATATGGGAAGAGAAGTTTCGTCAGTCCCTGCAACGTTCTATTATGCGGGATGAACCAAGACTGGATCGCATAGAGGTAGAGGTGAAAATGAGTGAAGTAGAGAAACTGTTTTTCGGCAGGAATATCTCTGAGATAAAGAAGAAAGTAGCGCTTACCGTTACCGGTATCGTGCAGTCAACAGGCGAGCATTACAGTTTTAATACGGCGCTGTTTTTAAGTCCGCTATGCAGTTAG
- the tssD gene encoding type VI secretion system tube protein TssD, with translation MAFKATLTFSGKQYDVLQCSYSMYRDVDLKGRPTSGVYGGKIDVEVESNQDTSIIESMVNNQFKPVNGSITIKKQDEDAKMKEITFSDAYIVSFSEGMNAYSDSPMTVSFQISARQIKMGNADHENDWPK, from the coding sequence ATGGCCTTCAAAGCAACCTTAACCTTCTCTGGTAAACAATATGATGTATTGCAGTGCTCTTATTCCATGTATCGCGATGTGGATCTGAAAGGCAGACCTACTTCCGGTGTATACGGTGGTAAGATCGATGTAGAAGTAGAATCCAACCAGGATACTTCCATCATTGAAAGTATGGTAAATAACCAGTTTAAGCCGGTGAACGGCAGCATCACCATCAAGAAACAGGATGAAGATGCCAAGATGAAAGAGATCACCTTTTCAGATGCATATATCGTCAGCTTCTCTGAGGGCATGAATGCCTACAGTGATAGTCCGATGACTGTCAGCTTCCAGATCTCTGCCCGTCAGATCAAAATGGGTAACGCAGATCACGAAAACGACTGGCCTAAGTAG
- a CDS encoding DUF5458 family protein: MASTEKQQAAGVQTAERAVKAELSLAESLEKLARVGGIDLLETAIDGLQNLNPDRKARKQIFLTGNEKRREREELKKKIRLWIDILENADSVATMIERSNERLQVAEENINKNIGIALKATRELEQSYRAVNLFYQNTEADKLKNVVLLNASQEQIQDLDNPRFIEYVNDELKQKYDRLDLRENYSLLVVPGYMGSNKVVEKWAAIAYKHKAMLITDFADLDHPDDVIDLFTEANLTGGDAYRSNVIMTCNWLIGRGKVQEVGENDDLTVPGSAALAGKMYHTLMSQVTAGKKHGSMNDVDGVRFELKKSEISHLERLGLVPMVNEYGKVMAFSAKTLFNGDNIGLQTYSVVRVFDYITKVLFDFLNRRAFENWTSKTEKDLRGQIVKFLDRIQGPDRLIEHFKIMRFERDEVQKDTIHLDIHITPYFPAKSFVVKLDGYKGEDEATTWASEYAQQ, translated from the coding sequence ATGGCAAGTACTGAAAAACAACAGGCAGCCGGTGTTCAAACCGCAGAGAGAGCAGTAAAGGCGGAGCTGTCCCTGGCAGAAAGTCTGGAGAAACTGGCCCGTGTGGGTGGTATCGATCTGCTGGAAACAGCAATAGATGGTTTACAAAACCTGAACCCCGACAGAAAGGCCAGGAAACAGATCTTTCTGACCGGCAATGAGAAACGGAGGGAACGTGAAGAACTGAAAAAAAAGATCCGTCTCTGGATAGACATTCTGGAGAATGCAGACTCCGTAGCTACTATGATAGAACGTAGTAATGAGCGCTTACAGGTGGCAGAAGAGAATATCAATAAAAACATCGGCATCGCACTGAAAGCGACCCGTGAACTGGAACAATCCTATCGCGCAGTTAACCTGTTCTACCAGAACACAGAAGCAGATAAGCTCAAGAATGTCGTACTGCTGAATGCTTCCCAGGAGCAGATACAGGACCTCGATAATCCACGCTTCATCGAGTATGTAAATGATGAACTGAAACAGAAATATGACCGTCTGGATCTGCGGGAGAACTATTCCCTGCTGGTAGTGCCGGGTTATATGGGTTCCAACAAAGTGGTAGAGAAATGGGCGGCTATTGCCTATAAACATAAGGCGATGCTGATCACGGACTTTGCTGACCTGGATCATCCGGATGATGTGATCGACCTCTTTACAGAAGCTAATCTCACCGGCGGAGACGCATATAGATCAAATGTGATTATGACCTGCAACTGGCTGATCGGCCGTGGTAAAGTGCAGGAAGTCGGTGAAAACGACGACCTGACTGTGCCCGGTTCGGCAGCACTGGCCGGAAAGATGTATCATACGCTTATGTCGCAGGTGACGGCAGGTAAGAAACATGGTTCTATGAATGATGTGGATGGCGTGCGCTTCGAACTGAAGAAAAGTGAGATCTCTCACCTGGAAAGACTCGGTCTGGTACCCATGGTAAATGAGTATGGTAAAGTAATGGCCTTCTCTGCCAAAACGCTTTTCAACGGCGATAATATTGGTTTACAGACCTATTCAGTAGTAAGGGTATTTGACTACATCACCAAGGTGCTTTTTGATTTCCTCAACAGACGTGCTTTTGAAAACTGGACCTCCAAAACGGAAAAGGACCTGCGTGGACAGATCGTTAAATTCCTGGACAGGATACAGGGACCAGACCGCCTGATCGAGCATTTCAAGATCATGCGCTTCGAGCGGGATGAAGTACAGAAAGATACCATCCACCTGGATATCCATATCACGCCTTATTTCCCGGCAAAGAGTTTTGTGGTAAAACTCGATGGCTACAAAGGGGAAGACGAAGCGACCACCTGGGCATCAGAATATGCACAACAATAA